AAAGTcaataaattaacttaaatacattattttaatttagatttagttaatTAGATATAAATACAACGagttatatgttttttttgcatataataaatttagtatatctttaaaatttataaacaaaaaaataaacaaaacccAGCCTAGCCTGTCTGGGCCCACATGAAAAGTGGACCTGGGCCTGGCCAGACTAAGCAAAATTAGGAAAAGCCATGCCCAGCCCGCCTCAGACATGGGCCTGGGCCAGCCCGGTCCACTTGACAAGTCTAGGGCGAGAGATATGAAATACTAGGGTTGGCCAAATATtcgaaattcaaaaattcGATCTGAATTAAACAAGATAAAACTGGTTTGGGTCgaattttttgaaatgttttAATGTTCTTAACTGCTAGGATgttttaaaatccaaagtaatctgaaatctaaaatattttctatatagtAGTAAATCTAACAAATGCTAGTATAAAACTTGTGTGTTGAACAATTTTAATGGTACTATTTGGTAATATTagattttcagatttttagtgttggatttttttattttggtattgaTTTTGGAGTTTTCGGATCGAATTTCCTTTATGGATTTTTGGATAATTCGGATTGGATTGTATtcattttacataaaattcagAATTTTCCTATCGAATGGCATTAGACAAAAATTCGATCTGAAATCCGAAATAGAGCAATAAACATTACTAGTTGAAAAGGTCCGAGTTTATGGCATAGCACTTCTGTTTAGAGATGAAGACGTGAAATCCACATTTGATCCCTTTCCctttaaatatatacacacacacaccataTCAAAATGCATAAACATTCAATCAACTCTAATTTTCACCGCACAATTCCTCTTTTCATcgccaaaaaatgaaatcaaaatatctAAATCTAGCCTCACTGATCAAACGCAAGCTTCTCAAACCATGCAAAAAAGTAGTGAAATTCCTGGTGAAGCTCCGCCCTAGGAAGCCGCTCTCCATCAAatccctccgccgccgccgcatGATGACGGTTTTCCGATCGCCGCGCGACGAGAGGGAGATGGACCGGGTGACGGAGCTCACGAGCTTCTCCGACGCCGCGCCGCACCAGAGAGCGCCGTTTCCGTCGCCGCTCACTCCGGCGTACGTAAAATTGAGCGGCGAGGAAGACGATCGCGTGGAAGAGGCGTGCAGAAGCTTCGAGAAGTATCTGGTGGAGATGATCGTGGAAGAGGGGAAAGTGAGGGATTTGGGTGACGTGGAGGAGCTGCTCTACTGCTGGAAGGAGCTAAGGTCGCCGGTTTTCATTGATTTGGTGTGCCGCTTTTATAGGGAGCTTTGTACAGATCTGTTTTCCGATCAAACCTAGAATTCGTTTCATTTTCtcggttttaattttaaattgtatgtatatcatttttggtgATGCTTATAGTTGTATTGCACTTGCACTTTTCATGTATGATTTATAATAGATCAATACATGATCCTAACTAAATTCAGGGGCAGGTGCATGAAATTGTTTTGATAGCGACtattaattctaaattctcaattagtttgaatttcaaaattattttaatagtcattttttattttgcatagtaattcttataaaatatCGAAAATCCAATAATATTATCACTACAATATCGCTAGTATAAagtaatttggataattaacTTAGACATTTGTGATGTACAGATGATTTACAGGCCGTCAATTGGCTCAATTCATGATCATTAATTCTTTATAGGGGAGAGACGATCAAAgacaatttaatataactcAACCCATATCAAATCATAGTATTGCTAATCTATCTCTTTCAATTTTTGCAAGTGACCGCGTGTCTCAATCAagtgtcaactacatatatatgctatttttatttttaaaggcGCAACATAAATCAAGAGTGCGGTTTGGGAAAAACCTATAATAAGAAATAGATGTTGATCTAACAGTATTAGTTTAGGTAAAGAGCTTgttcatctctctctttcaaaTGATCCAATCAACTTTCCCATGTGCATTTACCACAACTCTTGCTTGCCGTAATATGCTAAATTTTGTCTTCATAGGAAAAATTGCCCcgatttatcttttttaattgtttatatatacatatgcattCATATCACATATCAAAATGCTAAGTAgaagtaaaactcaaaacacttgcagtccattgAATCTTATGTTCTAACGGtcagattaatgccacgtatattctaataatgtagatttatagcctaataatgtagctcggataataatgtagtattttagtctcatatgtaaatttttagtgtaataatgtatatttcaagtgtaataatgtacctcggctaataatgtagatttttagtataataatgtagcttatCACAACCCATCCAAtctaaggatccaagggctgtgatttgtgttgtgttttaCCCTAAGATACTGATAGGCTTCTGATCCTATCACAATAGCTTGAGCACCTGTTTTGGTAGATAATGAACAGAGAACAAAACAGAGGCGGCGAAGAAGAAAAGGGTTTCACGAgaaaagattttttatttcttattatcaatattttttgacTCTCTAATGGATCCTATAATATATAGGATCGCAACCCTGCTTGATTCAACTCTACgattcgggaaagaatcaagaagaaaacccgaaaagattaattaaaataagtctAAACAATAGGATGTTTTAATATGG
The nucleotide sequence above comes from Salvia hispanica cultivar TCC Black 2014 chromosome 5, UniMelb_Shisp_WGS_1.0, whole genome shotgun sequence. Encoded proteins:
- the LOC125186094 gene encoding transcription repressor OFP17, which produces MKSKYLNLASLIKRKLLKPCKKVVKFLVKLRPRKPLSIKSLRRRRMMTVFRSPRDEREMDRVTELTSFSDAAPHQRAPFPSPLTPAYVKLSGEEDDRVEEACRSFEKYLVEMIVEEGKVRDLGDVEELLYCWKELRSPVFIDLVCRFYRELCTDLFSDQT